A stretch of the Rosa rugosa chromosome 5, drRosRugo1.1, whole genome shotgun sequence genome encodes the following:
- the LOC133712138 gene encoding probable xyloglucan endotransglucosylase/hydrolase protein 23, with product MASSTSMLLFVPFLLISSVMVASAGNFNQDFKITWGDGRANILNDGQLLTLSLDKASGSGFESKNEYLFGKIDMQLKLVAGNSAGTVTAYYLKSEGSTWDEIDFEFLGNLSGNPYTLHTNVFSQGKGNREQQFHLWFDPTADFHTYSILWNPQRIVFSVDGTPIREFKNQESNGVPFPKSQAMRIHSSLWNADDWATMGGRVKTDWNAAPFTASYRNFNAEACIWASGSSSCGSSSAPASTNGDWLSQELDTASYEKLSWVQKNYMIYNYCTDVNRFPPGLPVECSTS from the exons ATGGCTTCTTCAACATCAATGCTTCTGTTCGTTCCATTTCTGCTAATTAGCTCTGTTATGGTTGCCTCTGCTGGTAACTTCAACCAAGACTTTAAGATTACATGGGGAGACGGTCGAGCCAACATACTCAACGACGGCCAACTTCTTACTCTCTCACTCGACAAAGCCTCTGGCTCTGGTTTCGAATCCAAAAACGAATACCTCTTCGGCAAGATTGACATGCAGCTCAAGCTTGTCGCCGGAAACTCTGCCGGCACAGTCACAGCCTACTAT TTAAAATCAGAAGGGTCTACATGGGATGAGATAGACTTTGAGTTCTTGGGAAACCTGAGTGGCAACCCTTACACTCTTCACACAAATGTCTTCAGCCAAGGCAAGGGAAACAGAGAACAGCAATTCCATCTCTGGTTCGACCCAACTGCTGATTTCCACACCTATTCCATTCTCTGGAATCCACAGCGCATTGT TTTCTCTGTTGATGGTACTCCCATTAGAGAGTTCAAGAACCAAGAATCAAATGGTGTTCCATTCCCAAAGAGCCAAGCAATGAGAATACACTCGAGCCTCTGGAATGCTGATGATTGGGCAACAATGGGAGGACGCGTAAAGACGGATTGGAATGCAGCTCCGTTCACTGCCTCTTACAGGAATTTCAATGCTGAAGCTTGCATTTGGGCTTCTGGATCATCTTCTTGCGGTTCAAGCAGTGCCCCTGCTTCGACTAATGGAGATTGGCTTTCGCAAGAATTGGACACtgctagttatgaaaagctGAGTTGGGTGCAGAAAAACTACATGATCTACAATTACTGCACAGATGTCAACAGATTTCCTCCGGGCCTCCCAGTTGAATGCAGCACTTCATAG